One stretch of Callospermophilus lateralis isolate mCalLat2 chromosome 11, mCalLat2.hap1, whole genome shotgun sequence DNA includes these proteins:
- the Pyy gene encoding peptide YY, producing MVTVCRPSPATVTVLLALLACLGALVDAYPAKPEAPGEDASPEELSRYYASLRHYLNLVTRQRYGKRDSPDALFSKLLFPDGDDRPVRSR from the exons ATGGTGACCGTGTGCAGGCCGTCGCCCGCTACGGTCACAGTGCTGCTGGCCCTCCTCGCCTGCTTGGGAGCGCTGGTCGACGCCTATCCCGCCAAACCCGAGGCCCCGGGCGAAGATGCCTCCCCGGAGGAGCTGAGCCGCTACTACGCCTCCCTGCGCCACTACCTCAACCTGGTCACCCGGCAGCG GTACGGGAAACGTGACAGCCCGGACGCCCTTTTCTCCAAGCTGCTGTTCCCTGACGGCGATGACCGCCCCGTCAGGTCGCGGTAA
- the Ppy gene encoding pancreatic polypeptide prohormone — MAAAHRCLSLLLLSTCVALLLRPLLGAWGAPLEPVYPGDNATPEQMAQYAAELRRYINMLTRPRYGKRDKEDTLGFLEWDSPHAAASRELSPMDL, encoded by the exons ATGGCTGCTGCACACCGCTGCCTCTCCCTGCTGCTCCTGTCCACCTGTGTGGCTCTGTTGCTGCGGCCGCTGCTGGGTGCCTGGGGAGCGCCACTGGAGCCAGTGTACCCTGGGGACAATGCTACGCCAGAGCAGATGGCCCAGTACGCGGCTGAGCTCCGCAGATATATCAACATGCTGACCAGGCCTAG gtATGGGAAAAGAGATAAGGAGGACACTCTGGGCTTCTTGGAATGGGACTCCCCCCATGCAGCTGCCTCCAG GGAGCTGAGCCCGATGGACTTGTAA